The following proteins come from a genomic window of Lytechinus pictus isolate F3 Inbred chromosome 1, Lp3.0, whole genome shotgun sequence:
- the LOC129266727 gene encoding pre-mRNA-splicing factor CWC25 homolog isoform X1 — protein MGGGDLNMKKSWHPQRLDNQEEVWKREMKEKKERQKMVELKRQLQEERDLEEMKKRGEDSGTLKKKKDRVDWMYNQPKVNEEDYLMGKKVDKAIVEHQQTKAKEAASGGGSGLIVDMAAKVKEDPLFAIKKQEISHKKALMNNPIRMKQLQQMLKAQVGAKEMSKKSKKSKAPKKHKKSRRQSSTDSESESDSEIEHIRRKKKKKMDRRRDSSESSDEPRRDRRKESKRSKEKRHFDVSDSEHERRKERRRREERNHERRNFNDSDAEEERKGDRRKKERSNQERMNFHGSDSEQESRRDRRKNDRKNKDRRDLHDRDSELDRRIERRKEERKGRRRRDSSGESDDVRTKKSSSSRLDEHKKKIPPGYGLIGGHKAPRRHRESSSESDHTPSKHPRHGDRDRGRRSRSRSPIKQRKPKKMDAEELERRRAEMMDNAKWRDEQRKDRVSRYNAEERAETEMEKKKTKDAKFLETMRLPSNSSVEDQIKRNVFSIQRTNAALDKNFARR, from the exons ATGGGTGGTGGAGATTTG AATATGAAGAAATCATGGCATCCTCAACGGCTGGACAACCAGGAGGAAGTGTGGAAGAGAGAGatgaaagagaagaaggaaCGCCAGAAGATGGTCGAACTCAAGAGACAGTTGCAAGAAGAGAGAGATCTTGAAGAGATGAAGAAACGCGGGGAGGACAGTGGGACTTTGAA GAAGAAGAAAGATCGAGTTGATTGGATGTACAACCAGCCCAAAGTTAACGAAGAAGACTATTTGATGGGTAAGAAAGTCGATAAAGCCATCGTGGAACACCAGCAAACAAAG GCCAAAGAAGCAGCTAGTGGCGGAGGGTCAGGTCTTATTGTAGATATGGCTGCTAAAGTGAAGGAGGATCCTCTCTTTGCTATCAA AAAACAAGAAATAAGTCACAAGAAAGCTCTTATGAATAACCCCATTAGAATGAAGCAACTCCAACAAATG TTAAAAGCGCAAGTAGGTGCCAAGGAAATGTCCAAGAAAAGTAAGAAGAGCAAGGCACCAAAGAAACACAAGAAATCAAGGAGACAGTCATCCACCGACAGTGAAAGCGAGAGTGATTCTGAAATAGAACATAtcagaaggaagaagaagaaaaagatggaTAGAAGGAGAGACTCTAGTGAATCATCAGATGAACCAAGGAGAGATAGAAGGAAGGAATCCAAGAGGAGCAAagaaaagagacattttgatgTTAGTGATTCGGAACATGAacgaaggaaagagagaaggaggaGAGAGGAAAGGAACCATGAACGAAGAAACTTTAATGATAGTGATGcggaagaagaaaggaaaggagatagaaggaaaaaggaGAGGAGTAACCAGGAAAGAATGAACTTTCATGGCAGTGATTCAGAGCAAGAGAGCAGGAGAGATAGAAGGAAAAATGATAGGAAGAATAAGGATAGGAGAGACCTTCATGATAGGGATTCAGAGCTGGATCGGAGGatagaaagaaggaaggaagagaggaagggCAGAAGAAGAAGGGACTCCAGTGGTGAATCAGATGATGTAAGAACAAAGAAAAGCTCTTCATCTCGTCTTGATGAACACAAAAAGAAAATCCCTCCCGGTTATGGACTGATT GGGGGCCACAAGGCGCCAAGAAGGCATAGAGAGAGTAGCAGTGAGAGTGACCATACCCCCTCCAAGCATCCCAGACACGGTGATAGGGACAGAGGTCGGAGGTCACGGTCAAGGTCACCTATCAAACAACGTAAACCAAA GAAAATGGATGCCGAGGAGCTGGAACGACGTCGAGCTGAAATGATGGACAATGCTAAATGGAGAGATGAACAGAGAAAAGACAGAGTGTCTCGATATAAT GCTGAAGAGAGAGCAGAGACAGAAATGGAGAAAAAGAAGACCAAAGATGCCAAATTTCTAGA
- the LOC129266727 gene encoding pre-mRNA-splicing factor CWC25 homolog isoform X2, whose amino-acid sequence MKKSWHPQRLDNQEEVWKREMKEKKERQKMVELKRQLQEERDLEEMKKRGEDSGTLKKKKDRVDWMYNQPKVNEEDYLMGKKVDKAIVEHQQTKAKEAASGGGSGLIVDMAAKVKEDPLFAIKKQEISHKKALMNNPIRMKQLQQMLKAQVGAKEMSKKSKKSKAPKKHKKSRRQSSTDSESESDSEIEHIRRKKKKKMDRRRDSSESSDEPRRDRRKESKRSKEKRHFDVSDSEHERRKERRRREERNHERRNFNDSDAEEERKGDRRKKERSNQERMNFHGSDSEQESRRDRRKNDRKNKDRRDLHDRDSELDRRIERRKEERKGRRRRDSSGESDDVRTKKSSSSRLDEHKKKIPPGYGLIGGHKAPRRHRESSSESDHTPSKHPRHGDRDRGRRSRSRSPIKQRKPKKMDAEELERRRAEMMDNAKWRDEQRKDRVSRYNAEERAETEMEKKKTKDAKFLETMRLPSNSSVEDQIKRNVFSIQRTNAALDKNFARR is encoded by the exons ATGAAGAAATCATGGCATCCTCAACGGCTGGACAACCAGGAGGAAGTGTGGAAGAGAGAGatgaaagagaagaaggaaCGCCAGAAGATGGTCGAACTCAAGAGACAGTTGCAAGAAGAGAGAGATCTTGAAGAGATGAAGAAACGCGGGGAGGACAGTGGGACTTTGAA GAAGAAGAAAGATCGAGTTGATTGGATGTACAACCAGCCCAAAGTTAACGAAGAAGACTATTTGATGGGTAAGAAAGTCGATAAAGCCATCGTGGAACACCAGCAAACAAAG GCCAAAGAAGCAGCTAGTGGCGGAGGGTCAGGTCTTATTGTAGATATGGCTGCTAAAGTGAAGGAGGATCCTCTCTTTGCTATCAA AAAACAAGAAATAAGTCACAAGAAAGCTCTTATGAATAACCCCATTAGAATGAAGCAACTCCAACAAATG TTAAAAGCGCAAGTAGGTGCCAAGGAAATGTCCAAGAAAAGTAAGAAGAGCAAGGCACCAAAGAAACACAAGAAATCAAGGAGACAGTCATCCACCGACAGTGAAAGCGAGAGTGATTCTGAAATAGAACATAtcagaaggaagaagaagaaaaagatggaTAGAAGGAGAGACTCTAGTGAATCATCAGATGAACCAAGGAGAGATAGAAGGAAGGAATCCAAGAGGAGCAAagaaaagagacattttgatgTTAGTGATTCGGAACATGAacgaaggaaagagagaaggaggaGAGAGGAAAGGAACCATGAACGAAGAAACTTTAATGATAGTGATGcggaagaagaaaggaaaggagatagaaggaaaaaggaGAGGAGTAACCAGGAAAGAATGAACTTTCATGGCAGTGATTCAGAGCAAGAGAGCAGGAGAGATAGAAGGAAAAATGATAGGAAGAATAAGGATAGGAGAGACCTTCATGATAGGGATTCAGAGCTGGATCGGAGGatagaaagaaggaaggaagagaggaagggCAGAAGAAGAAGGGACTCCAGTGGTGAATCAGATGATGTAAGAACAAAGAAAAGCTCTTCATCTCGTCTTGATGAACACAAAAAGAAAATCCCTCCCGGTTATGGACTGATT GGGGGCCACAAGGCGCCAAGAAGGCATAGAGAGAGTAGCAGTGAGAGTGACCATACCCCCTCCAAGCATCCCAGACACGGTGATAGGGACAGAGGTCGGAGGTCACGGTCAAGGTCACCTATCAAACAACGTAAACCAAA GAAAATGGATGCCGAGGAGCTGGAACGACGTCGAGCTGAAATGATGGACAATGCTAAATGGAGAGATGAACAGAGAAAAGACAGAGTGTCTCGATATAAT GCTGAAGAGAGAGCAGAGACAGAAATGGAGAAAAAGAAGACCAAAGATGCCAAATTTCTAGA
- the LOC129262169 gene encoding death-associated protein 1 homolog: MVLSYTVKVGGMRIPGKVHPEKATKEPEVEDEEYEETTGKSPPSNETRVLISGAPSHGNKDFPPEAIKQFHEKPVPTHQKNVSTKPIKVVQQPRKN, translated from the exons ATGGTTTTATCTTATACAGTGAAGGTTGGTGGTATGAGGATACCGGGAAAGGTCCACCCAGAAAAAGCCACCAAAGAACCGGAAGTTGAAGATGAGGAATATGAGGAGACAACAGGAAAGAG CCCTCCATCGAATGAGACAAGGGTATTGATATCTGGAGCCCCATCACATGGTAACAAGGACTTCCCACCGGAAGCCATCAAACAGTTCCACGAGAAACCGGTGCCAACTCACCAGAAGAACGTATCCACTAAACCCATCAAAGTGGTTCAACAGCCGAGGAAGAATTAG